From a region of the Polyangium spumosum genome:
- a CDS encoding sigma 54-interacting transcriptional regulator, producing MSARKSEIVQTVPLPSSAVDALRQARRGGLPIALLAYHRDGTELVELPLGGSLVIGRAHPADVQFDDDSLSREHARFTRIEDGVVRVEDLGSLNGTWVRGERVTQGEARVGDEVVLGRVIVNVCERAPEAGVLSGLVSHERFRVALEEEVVRARFFGRSAAVLLVRAGRGERVHVSRWAPRVRDTLRPVDKMALYSLDAVAILLPEATLATALEVARAITTPRPGDVPLFAGVAASPETATSAEKLLEGCWAAAQGALPGRPVQAAPCGPWTWGGASEEKPMNEREVVVSPAMKKIHASVARLARSSIPILIQGETGTGKEVLARALHEQGPRRGRPMVCLNCGAVPPQLVESTLFGHERGAFTGASQQQKGIFEAADGGTVFLDEIGELPFPAQAALLRVLEEKRVTRVGSNKAIEVDVRLIAATHRDLEAMCEAGTFRLDLVYRLNTMTLTLPPLRERVEEIEPLAMHFLDQANRANERHIRGIEPAALALMQSYSWAGNVRELRNAIERAVVIAEGEWISVQDLPERVRAASRSAAPAERAAEADVGPPSGAASSDAGSIRARLQQYEAHLIVEALREAQWNQTEAARKLEMPLRTLVHRMKVLGIKKLGYGPAGPSSGVYAIDAGASDDSSDD from the coding sequence ATGTCGGCACGTAAATCGGAAATCGTCCAGACCGTGCCCCTGCCGTCGAGCGCCGTGGACGCGCTCCGGCAGGCCCGGCGCGGGGGTTTGCCGATTGCGCTGCTCGCCTACCACCGAGACGGCACGGAGCTCGTCGAGCTCCCGCTCGGCGGCTCGCTGGTCATCGGGCGCGCGCACCCGGCCGACGTGCAATTCGACGACGATAGCCTGTCGCGCGAGCACGCCCGCTTCACGCGTATCGAGGACGGGGTCGTGCGCGTGGAGGATCTCGGCTCGCTCAATGGCACGTGGGTGCGGGGCGAACGCGTGACGCAGGGAGAGGCGCGGGTCGGCGACGAGGTGGTGCTCGGGCGGGTGATCGTGAACGTCTGCGAGCGCGCGCCCGAGGCGGGGGTCCTCTCCGGCCTGGTGAGCCACGAGCGTTTTCGGGTCGCGCTCGAGGAGGAAGTGGTCCGCGCGCGGTTCTTCGGGCGCAGCGCGGCGGTCCTGCTCGTGCGCGCCGGGCGCGGCGAGCGCGTCCACGTGAGCCGCTGGGCGCCGCGGGTGCGGGACACGTTGCGCCCGGTCGACAAGATGGCGCTTTATAGCCTGGACGCGGTCGCCATTCTCCTGCCGGAGGCCACGCTCGCGACCGCGCTCGAGGTCGCCCGCGCGATCACGACGCCGCGCCCGGGGGACGTGCCGCTGTTCGCGGGCGTGGCCGCTTCGCCGGAGACGGCGACGTCCGCCGAGAAGCTGCTCGAGGGGTGCTGGGCCGCGGCGCAGGGCGCATTGCCCGGAAGACCGGTGCAGGCGGCGCCGTGCGGGCCCTGGACCTGGGGCGGCGCTTCCGAGGAAAAACCCATGAACGAGCGGGAGGTGGTGGTGAGCCCCGCGATGAAGAAGATTCACGCCTCGGTCGCGCGGCTCGCGCGTTCGTCGATCCCCATTCTGATCCAGGGCGAGACGGGGACGGGCAAGGAGGTCCTGGCCCGGGCGCTGCACGAGCAGGGCCCGAGGCGGGGTCGGCCGATGGTTTGTCTCAATTGCGGCGCCGTCCCGCCGCAGCTCGTCGAGAGCACGCTCTTCGGGCACGAGCGCGGCGCGTTCACCGGGGCCAGCCAGCAGCAAAAAGGCATCTTCGAGGCCGCGGACGGCGGGACGGTGTTCCTCGACGAGATCGGCGAGCTGCCCTTCCCGGCGCAGGCCGCGCTCCTGCGCGTGCTCGAGGAGAAACGGGTGACGCGTGTCGGCTCGAACAAGGCCATCGAGGTCGACGTGCGGCTCATCGCGGCCACGCACCGCGATCTGGAGGCGATGTGCGAGGCGGGCACGTTCCGCCTGGATCTGGTCTACCGCCTCAACACGATGACGCTCACCCTGCCGCCGCTGCGGGAGCGCGTGGAGGAGATCGAGCCGCTGGCCATGCATTTCCTGGATCAGGCGAACCGCGCGAACGAGCGCCATATCCGGGGAATCGAGCCCGCGGCGCTCGCGCTCATGCAGAGTTATTCGTGGGCGGGCAACGTGCGGGAGCTCAGGAACGCGATCGAGCGCGCCGTGGTCATCGCCGAGGGGGAATGGATCTCGGTGCAGGACCTGCCCGAGCGCGTCCGCGCGGCGTCGAGGAGCGCGGCACCGGCGGAGCGCGCCGCCGAGGCGGATGTGGGTCCGCCGAGCGGGGCCGCGTCGAGCGACGCCGGCAGCATCCGGGCGCGCCTGCAGCAATACGAGGCGCATCTCATCGTGGAGGCGCTGCGGGAGGCGCAATGGAACCAGACGGAGGCGGCGCGCAAGCTCGAGATGCCGCTCCGGACGCTGGTGCACCGCATGAAGGTGCTCGGCATCAAGAAGCTCGGTTACGGCCCCGCGGGGCCGTCCTCCGGGGTGTACGCGATCGACGCGGGCGCGAGCGACGATTCGAGCGACGATTGA
- a CDS encoding sigma 54-interacting transcriptional regulator, whose amino-acid sequence MQDLSFTLTSIDEGRSLRLPNLRAIVTLPDRQTLTAPLGLGPLLLGKSPECDLVVHDPKVSRVHCEVRLTEKGVLVRDTDSRNGTFIRDVRIVEAFVPPGVPVTVGDSTLVVQPSGGAAVLPLSARSAFGSALGESLAMRALFAKLERIAKTEETILLLGESGTGKEVLARSIHQESRRASGPYVIVDCGAVPSNTIESELFGMVVGAATGAVNRAGFFEAAHHGTIFIDEIGELPLEAQQKLLRVIEARTVRRLGSTQERAIDVRIVAATHRNLRSMVAEGKFRQDLYFRLSVLELQVPPLRERREDIPLLVERFLSSRNPPLRASDLPPETIPMLLGYDWPGNVRELRNVITRLVLFPELLHEILGPEAGGAPAARAASPPVDEAAKVNPEEAEEKLGKLLELSLPEAREAVLAELERKYATAKLRRYDGNISRAAEAMGVSRQLLHRLLDRHGIRAKDGAPDHAASKRG is encoded by the coding sequence ATGCAGGACCTGTCTTTCACGCTGACGAGCATTGACGAGGGGCGATCCCTCCGGCTGCCGAACCTTCGGGCAATCGTCACGCTGCCGGATCGGCAGACCCTCACGGCGCCCCTCGGGCTCGGCCCGCTCCTGCTCGGCAAGAGCCCCGAATGCGACCTGGTCGTCCACGACCCCAAGGTATCGCGGGTGCATTGCGAGGTGCGCCTCACCGAGAAGGGCGTGCTCGTGAGGGACACGGACAGCCGGAATGGCACGTTCATTCGTGATGTCCGCATCGTCGAGGCCTTCGTCCCGCCGGGCGTGCCCGTCACCGTCGGTGATTCGACGCTCGTCGTGCAGCCGTCCGGCGGCGCCGCCGTCCTGCCGCTCTCCGCGCGCAGCGCCTTCGGCTCCGCCCTCGGCGAGAGCCTCGCGATGCGGGCCCTCTTCGCCAAGCTCGAGCGCATCGCGAAGACGGAGGAGACCATTCTCTTGCTCGGCGAGTCCGGCACGGGCAAGGAGGTGCTGGCGCGCTCCATTCACCAGGAGAGCCGGCGCGCGAGCGGGCCCTACGTCATCGTCGATTGTGGGGCCGTCCCGTCGAATACGATCGAGTCCGAGCTCTTCGGCATGGTCGTGGGCGCGGCGACGGGCGCGGTGAACCGGGCGGGCTTCTTCGAGGCCGCGCACCACGGGACGATCTTCATCGACGAGATCGGCGAGCTGCCGCTCGAGGCGCAGCAGAAATTGCTCCGCGTGATCGAGGCGCGGACCGTGCGCAGGCTCGGCTCGACGCAGGAGCGAGCCATCGACGTGCGTATCGTCGCGGCCACCCATCGGAACCTCCGGTCCATGGTGGCGGAGGGCAAGTTCCGGCAGGATCTTTATTTCCGCCTCTCGGTGCTCGAGCTCCAGGTCCCGCCGCTGCGTGAGCGCAGGGAGGACATCCCGCTCCTCGTCGAGCGATTCCTCTCGAGCCGCAATCCCCCGCTGAGGGCCTCGGATCTGCCGCCCGAGACGATCCCGATGCTCCTCGGATACGATTGGCCGGGCAACGTGCGCGAGCTCCGGAACGTGATCACGCGGCTCGTGCTCTTCCCCGAGCTGCTCCACGAAATCCTGGGCCCGGAGGCGGGGGGCGCTCCCGCCGCCCGCGCCGCCTCGCCGCCCGTCGACGAGGCGGCGAAGGTGAACCCGGAGGAGGCGGAGGAGAAGCTCGGCAAATTGCTCGAGCTCTCGTTGCCCGAGGCGCGCGAGGCCGTGCTGGCGGAGCTCGAACGCAAATATGCGACGGCGAAGCTCCGCCGGTACGACGGGAACATCTCCCGCGCGGCCGAGGCCATGGGCGTGTCGCGGCAGCTCTTGCATCGGCTGCTCGATCGGCACGGCATTCGCGCCAAGGACGGCGCGCCGGACCACGCCGCCTCGAAGCGAGGCTGA
- a CDS encoding FG-GAP repeat domain-containing protein, protein MEMRRCGLAAQWAAVTLGALAVALTGCGVDELHGEADAASRAPSRLPYAPQPGWSSADAEAHSLGAALADINGDGFKDLIVANGNDLAENPVTVFYNDGRGRFPTTPSWSSNDEDHHTGVAVGDIDLDGWVDVAITVAPAPENTAAEGYAKVYFNRGGALEPSPSYRTEDRYRSTGGALGDYDGDGDLDLAVAVVFEEGRAPGRVRIYGNEGGRLSPSPTWQSDTPMTSFNMKFADIDGDGLLDMAVAAPSLPIYRARLDPNGSVTLPAAPYWTARAEDGLPFFVDVGIVGGSPRLVTSYNDFWDPPSEPPPGGWPETENTPCAPGLGSLSRLMVYAPFVDEAPIWSAESVGWGSGVLLADVSGDDVLDLLATRWGPAVLGMGAPLEIYLGGAGVFGAKPAWVSRTCTVGETILVADLSRDSLEEASISLSIERPRAVVTLLHQVTEGIVEVRRNGVALGRGEYVVVPGGNWVSFGQRLLPGDQVTVRYLVSSQPDIVLTSTFAPNHVFYRRSSR, encoded by the coding sequence ATGGAAATGCGGCGGTGTGGTTTGGCTGCGCAATGGGCGGCCGTCACCCTCGGCGCGCTCGCCGTGGCTCTGACCGGCTGCGGCGTGGACGAGCTCCACGGCGAGGCCGACGCGGCGTCGCGGGCCCCCTCGAGGTTGCCCTACGCCCCGCAGCCGGGCTGGAGCTCGGCTGACGCCGAGGCCCATTCGCTGGGCGCTGCGCTCGCCGACATCAACGGCGACGGCTTCAAGGATCTCATCGTGGCGAACGGGAACGACCTGGCCGAAAACCCGGTCACGGTCTTCTACAACGACGGGCGAGGTCGTTTCCCGACGACGCCGAGCTGGTCCTCGAATGACGAGGACCATCACACCGGCGTGGCCGTCGGTGACATCGACCTCGACGGCTGGGTCGACGTGGCGATCACGGTGGCGCCCGCGCCCGAGAACACGGCCGCCGAAGGGTACGCGAAGGTGTACTTCAATCGCGGCGGCGCCCTCGAGCCTTCGCCGAGTTATCGCACGGAGGATCGTTACAGGAGCACGGGAGGCGCGCTCGGCGATTACGACGGCGACGGGGATCTCGACCTCGCCGTCGCCGTCGTCTTCGAGGAGGGCCGCGCGCCGGGGCGGGTGCGGATTTACGGAAATGAGGGCGGGCGCCTCTCGCCGAGCCCCACCTGGCAATCCGACACGCCGATGACCAGCTTCAACATGAAGTTCGCGGACATCGACGGGGACGGCCTGCTCGACATGGCCGTGGCGGCGCCGTCCTTGCCGATCTACCGCGCTCGCCTCGACCCGAATGGTTCCGTGACGCTCCCGGCCGCGCCGTACTGGACGGCGCGCGCCGAGGATGGCTTGCCGTTCTTCGTCGACGTGGGGATCGTCGGGGGATCGCCCCGCCTCGTCACCTCGTACAACGATTTCTGGGATCCTCCGTCCGAGCCCCCGCCCGGGGGCTGGCCCGAGACGGAGAATACGCCCTGCGCGCCGGGCCTCGGCAGCCTCTCGCGCTTGATGGTGTATGCGCCCTTCGTGGACGAGGCGCCGATCTGGAGCGCGGAGAGCGTCGGCTGGGGATCCGGCGTATTGCTCGCGGACGTGAGCGGCGACGATGTGCTCGATCTGCTCGCGACCCGCTGGGGCCCCGCCGTCCTCGGTATGGGCGCGCCTCTCGAGATCTACCTGGGTGGCGCCGGGGTGTTCGGCGCGAAACCCGCGTGGGTGTCGCGTACGTGCACGGTCGGCGAGACGATCCTGGTCGCCGACCTCTCCCGGGACAGCCTGGAGGAGGCCTCGATCTCCCTGTCGATCGAGCGACCTCGGGCGGTGGTCACCCTCTTGCATCAGGTCACCGAAGGTATCGTCGAGGTGCGTCGCAATGGCGTCGCGCTCGGGCGCGGGGAGTATGTCGTGGTGCCGGGTGGCAACTGGGTTTCGTTCGGGCAGCGCTTGTTGCCCGGCGACCAGGTGACCGTCCGTTACCTCGTCTCCAGCCAGCCGGACATCGTCCTCACCAGCACCTTCGCGCCAAACCACGTATTTTACCGCCGCTCGTCCCGTTGA
- a CDS encoding thioesterase family protein, protein MKSIPLGASAELRHVVRDDDSAARWGHGVAVLATPVLLGLVELAAMKVIEGELEEGEMTVGTAHESAALLAPTPVGCPLVMMARLVSASGETMQFEVEAFDEEEVVYRGVHRRAVVSASRFAERAARKARRLARAT, encoded by the coding sequence ATGAAATCGATTCCGCTGGGGGCATCGGCCGAGCTGCGTCACGTCGTGAGGGACGATGACAGCGCCGCGCGATGGGGCCATGGCGTGGCCGTGCTCGCGACGCCGGTCCTCCTGGGGCTCGTGGAGCTCGCCGCGATGAAGGTCATCGAAGGTGAGCTCGAGGAGGGCGAGATGACCGTGGGCACCGCGCACGAGTCCGCGGCGCTCCTCGCCCCCACGCCCGTGGGTTGCCCGCTCGTCATGATGGCCCGCCTCGTCTCGGCGTCCGGCGAGACGATGCAATTCGAGGTCGAGGCCTTCGACGAAGAGGAGGTCGTCTACCGCGGCGTCCACAGGCGCGCCGTCGTCTCTGCCTCGCGCTTCGCGGAGCGCGCCGCCAGGAAAGCCAGGCGGCTCGCGCGCGCCACTTGA
- a CDS encoding serine/threonine-protein kinase, producing the protein MRYRGKRRDDPGQTQETTVTQDEAPREPANAAAAPEAPGPSTSEVSDIPPSLHARFEAFEFLGRGGMGTVYKARDLRLGREVAIKLLFGAEHEAFGSVLREARSQARIKHENVCEVYEAGTADHVRFIVMQLIHGEPLDKAKSAMSLEEKVRVVRLVASALHEAHRLGLVHRDVKPANIMVERGEDGAFKPYIMDFGLAREMGDSGATVSGALMGTPSFMAPEQAAGKVRSLDRRTDVYCLGATLYDVLVGRPPSVAESLSALLHAIMHEEPLSPRQIERELPLDLDAIVMKCLEKQPAARYESAKALGDDLQRFLDGEPVSALARARLYALVRRAKRHKVKLSITSVVLVVAAVFVGGWMSERARAAKQAELARELGESVKEMEFFLRNAHGLPLHDIDRERRIVREKLRAIASVIEAAGDIGVGPGHYALGRGYLALQEPAEALGHLRRAQAAGYRAAGLDDALGMALSEMYKRELADTKRMEGEGKKQRIAAIEAEYKAPALVHLRAALGGTIEAPAYAEGLIALYEGRHDEALVKAREAFEKAPWLYEAKKLEGDVLFAMGRRYGHDAAFDFEKMSHWFARAGEAYRTAAEIGSSDPAVLVATCELHTQEMNGARAATRPLRPSFEAAKGACARAVEASPADGVGHLRLAQLHSHFAWHVAVGDAADEEPEVAIAKAIEHAEKAVRMSAEEPMAWYVEAAIFRTRVLHASVRGFDVVPAVDHAITAYDAALERDPVFVWALNESCSAYYFRAAHEIAHGIDPRRSVEAGLARCDKAVEVDPSFTYAKITAIDHRLLLAEHRVSAGQSPGDVVREAEGLIAAFQQQSPRSAVAHRFRAMLALMEATYLLESGGDPTGALLRADAGTEEHARLAPTSSLTHNLRGKVATIRGRLHLERGEDPSARILEARGAFGEAMKAKPAALEYRLGSAMAETLALRFAIRQGEATEAQLEAALAPVAPLLDVERAEPRLYLLLGEIHELGSRLRGGRDADREITRGLARIAEALALHPRMAAALACKGRLLLLRAKRTKDEREARKAASMSIEALSAAIRENPLVERRERQALEEARRLAREAPLGR; encoded by the coding sequence ATGAGATACCGCGGCAAGCGACGGGACGATCCGGGGCAAACGCAGGAGACGACCGTCACGCAGGACGAGGCGCCCCGCGAGCCTGCGAATGCAGCGGCGGCGCCAGAGGCCCCGGGGCCCTCGACGTCGGAGGTCTCGGACATCCCGCCCTCGCTTCACGCGCGATTCGAGGCGTTCGAGTTCCTCGGCCGGGGTGGGATGGGCACGGTGTACAAGGCCCGTGATCTGCGCCTCGGCCGCGAGGTCGCGATCAAGCTGCTCTTCGGCGCCGAGCACGAGGCGTTCGGGAGCGTGCTGCGTGAGGCGCGCTCGCAGGCGCGCATCAAGCACGAGAACGTGTGCGAGGTCTACGAGGCGGGCACGGCCGATCACGTGCGGTTCATCGTCATGCAGCTCATTCATGGCGAGCCGCTCGACAAGGCGAAATCGGCGATGTCCCTCGAAGAGAAGGTGCGCGTCGTCCGGCTCGTCGCCTCGGCGCTGCACGAGGCGCACAGGCTCGGGCTCGTGCACCGCGACGTCAAGCCCGCGAACATCATGGTGGAGCGCGGCGAGGATGGGGCCTTCAAGCCCTACATCATGGATTTCGGCCTCGCGCGGGAGATGGGGGACTCGGGCGCGACGGTGTCGGGCGCATTGATGGGGACGCCCTCGTTCATGGCGCCCGAGCAGGCGGCGGGGAAGGTGCGCTCGCTCGATCGGCGCACGGACGTGTATTGCCTCGGCGCGACGCTGTACGACGTCCTCGTCGGTCGCCCGCCGAGCGTCGCCGAGAGCCTCTCGGCCCTGCTCCACGCCATCATGCACGAGGAGCCCCTTTCGCCCCGGCAAATCGAGCGCGAGCTGCCGCTCGACCTCGACGCGATCGTGATGAAATGCCTCGAGAAGCAGCCCGCGGCGCGTTACGAGTCGGCCAAGGCGCTGGGCGACGATCTCCAGCGGTTCCTCGACGGCGAGCCGGTCTCGGCGCTCGCGCGGGCGCGCCTGTATGCGCTGGTCCGGCGCGCGAAGAGGCACAAGGTGAAGCTGTCGATCACGAGCGTCGTGCTCGTGGTCGCGGCGGTGTTCGTGGGCGGGTGGATGAGCGAGCGGGCGCGGGCCGCGAAGCAGGCCGAGCTCGCGCGTGAGCTCGGCGAGAGCGTGAAGGAGATGGAGTTTTTCCTCCGCAATGCGCATGGCCTGCCGCTCCACGACATCGACCGGGAGCGCCGCATCGTGCGGGAGAAGCTCCGGGCGATCGCGTCGGTGATCGAGGCCGCGGGGGACATCGGCGTGGGGCCGGGGCATTACGCGCTCGGGCGGGGCTACCTCGCGCTGCAGGAGCCCGCCGAGGCGCTCGGGCACCTCCGGCGGGCGCAGGCGGCGGGGTATCGAGCGGCGGGGCTCGATGATGCATTGGGGATGGCGCTCTCCGAGATGTACAAGCGAGAGCTCGCGGACACGAAGCGGATGGAGGGGGAGGGCAAGAAGCAGCGCATCGCGGCGATCGAGGCGGAGTACAAGGCCCCGGCGCTCGTGCACCTCCGGGCGGCGCTCGGGGGGACGATCGAGGCGCCGGCGTACGCGGAGGGGCTCATCGCGCTGTACGAGGGGCGGCACGACGAGGCGCTCGTGAAGGCGCGGGAGGCTTTCGAAAAGGCGCCGTGGCTCTACGAGGCGAAGAAGCTCGAGGGGGACGTGCTCTTCGCGATGGGGAGGAGATACGGGCACGACGCCGCGTTCGATTTCGAGAAGATGTCCCACTGGTTCGCCCGGGCGGGGGAGGCATATCGAACCGCTGCCGAGATCGGGAGCAGCGATCCGGCGGTGCTCGTCGCGACGTGCGAGCTCCACACGCAGGAGATGAATGGCGCGCGCGCGGCGACGAGGCCCCTTCGGCCGAGCTTCGAGGCGGCGAAGGGAGCCTGCGCGAGGGCCGTCGAAGCGAGCCCCGCGGACGGCGTCGGGCACCTGCGGTTGGCGCAGCTCCATTCGCATTTCGCCTGGCACGTCGCCGTCGGGGACGCGGCCGACGAGGAGCCGGAGGTCGCCATCGCGAAGGCCATCGAGCACGCGGAGAAGGCGGTGCGGATGAGCGCCGAGGAGCCGATGGCGTGGTACGTCGAGGCGGCGATCTTCCGGACACGCGTCCTTCACGCGAGCGTCCGCGGGTTCGACGTCGTGCCTGCGGTCGACCACGCCATCACGGCGTATGACGCGGCCCTCGAGCGGGATCCCGTCTTCGTGTGGGCGCTGAACGAGAGCTGCTCCGCGTATTATTTCCGTGCAGCACACGAGATCGCGCACGGCATCGACCCCCGCCGCTCCGTCGAGGCGGGGCTCGCGCGCTGCGACAAGGCCGTCGAGGTCGACCCGAGCTTCACGTACGCGAAGATCACGGCGATCGATCATCGCTTGCTCCTCGCGGAGCACAGGGTCTCGGCCGGGCAATCCCCGGGGGACGTGGTGCGGGAAGCGGAGGGGCTCATCGCGGCTTTCCAGCAGCAATCACCGCGCTCCGCCGTGGCGCATCGATTTCGCGCCATGCTGGCGCTCATGGAAGCGACCTACCTGCTCGAGTCGGGCGGCGATCCGACCGGAGCATTGCTTCGCGCCGACGCAGGCACCGAGGAGCACGCCCGCCTCGCGCCGACCTCCAGCCTCACGCACAACCTCCGCGGCAAGGTGGCCACGATTCGCGGGCGCCTCCACCTCGAGCGTGGTGAGGACCCCTCCGCCCGGATCCTCGAGGCGAGGGGCGCCTTCGGCGAGGCCATGAAGGCGAAGCCGGCCGCTCTCGAGTATCGGCTCGGGAGCGCCATGGCGGAGACGCTCGCCCTGCGTTTTGCGATCCGGCAGGGCGAGGCCACCGAGGCCCAGCTCGAAGCGGCGCTCGCTCCGGTGGCGCCGCTCCTCGACGTCGAGCGCGCCGAGCCCCGACTTTATCTCCTGCTCGGCGAGATCCACGAGCTCGGCAGCCGGCTCCGGGGCGGGCGCGACGCCGACCGTGAAATCACGCGAGGGCTCGCCCGCATCGCGGAGGCGCTCGCCCTTCATCCTCGCATGGCCGCCGCCCTCGCGTGCAAGGGCAGGCTCCTGCTCCTGCGAGCGAAGAGGACGAAGGACGAGCGGGAGGCCCGAAAGGCCGCGAGCATGTCGATCGAGGCGCTCTCCGCGGCCATCCGGGAGAATCCCCTCGTCGAGAGGAGGGAGCGGCAGGCCCTCGAGGAAGCGCGGCGCCTCGCGCGGGAGGCGCCGCTCGGCCGCTGA
- a CDS encoding response regulator: MGDKSRILLVDDDPVFGKEAVGRLRAAGLDVSFHRGPLGTLRAVRASGCELVVIDVNMPKIDAGLLVRMIRDAFGFGHNRVILYSDLAPDMLTTLAKALQVTTIPKSAGLAVLTTTIRAALESPAATAAPQRSKKTTTRSRRVAASR, translated from the coding sequence ATGGGGGACAAGTCGCGTATTCTTCTGGTCGACGACGATCCGGTCTTCGGGAAGGAGGCGGTCGGTCGGCTCCGGGCCGCAGGGCTCGACGTCTCGTTCCATCGAGGGCCCCTCGGGACACTCCGAGCGGTGCGAGCCTCGGGCTGCGAGCTCGTCGTCATCGACGTCAACATGCCGAAGATCGACGCCGGTCTGCTCGTGCGTATGATCCGCGATGCCTTCGGCTTCGGGCATAACCGCGTGATCCTCTACTCCGACCTCGCGCCGGACATGCTCACGACGCTCGCCAAGGCCCTGCAGGTGACGACCATCCCGAAGAGCGCGGGCCTCGCCGTGCTGACCACGACCATCCGCGCCGCCCTCGAGAGCCCCGCCGCCACCGCGGCGCCGCAGCGCTCGAAGAAGACCACCACGCGGAGCCGGCGGGTCGCCGCGAGCCGGTGA
- a CDS encoding PfkB family carbohydrate kinase, protein MAAPDVLLIGHVARDLLSTDPTGGYRLGGTVSFAAVTAAALGRRPTILTCAAPDIDFAELPAEVELYVLPSEATTTFTNVYTEEGRIQYCSTRARPITAADIDASLHHPRAALLGPIADEISPDVASVFDEETLVVATPQGWMRHFDENGRVHGKPWESADEVLPHVDAVVLSLEDINSDLQRLTAMVERVPLLVLTEYRDGSTLYRREGDGTTRVTRIPPRPAREVDPTGAGDIFATAFMIRFQETRDPVEAARFANVTASFGVEAVGVAGIPSREQVLAYMQEHPART, encoded by the coding sequence ATGGCCGCGCCGGACGTCTTGCTCATCGGGCACGTCGCTCGTGATCTGTTAAGCACGGATCCGACGGGCGGCTACCGCCTCGGAGGCACGGTCAGCTTCGCCGCGGTCACGGCGGCGGCGCTCGGGCGGCGCCCCACGATCCTCACCTGCGCCGCGCCCGATATCGATTTCGCCGAGCTGCCGGCCGAGGTGGAGCTTTACGTCCTGCCTTCCGAGGCCACCACCACGTTCACGAACGTTTATACCGAGGAGGGTCGTATCCAGTATTGCTCCACGCGGGCGCGCCCGATCACCGCCGCCGATATCGATGCCTCGTTGCACCACCCGCGGGCGGCGCTGCTCGGGCCGATCGCCGACGAGATAAGCCCCGACGTGGCGTCCGTCTTCGACGAGGAGACGCTGGTCGTGGCCACACCCCAGGGGTGGATGCGTCACTTCGACGAGAACGGACGTGTTCATGGCAAACCCTGGGAGAGCGCAGACGAGGTCCTTCCTCACGTGGACGCGGTCGTGCTCTCGCTGGAGGACATCAACTCGGATCTCCAGCGCCTCACGGCGATGGTGGAGCGCGTGCCCCTCCTGGTCCTCACCGAATACCGCGACGGGAGCACGCTGTACCGACGGGAGGGCGACGGCACGACCCGCGTGACGCGTATCCCACCCCGCCCGGCGAGGGAGGTCGATCCCACCGGCGCCGGAGACATCTTCGCGACAGCATTCATGATTCGTTTTCAGGAGACCCGCGATCCGGTGGAGGCGGCGCGCTTCGCCAACGTCACCGCCTCGTTCGGCGTGGAGGCGGTCGGCGTGGCCGGGATCCCGAGCCGGGAGCAGGTGCTCGCTTATATGCAGGAGCACCCAGCGCGGACATAA